From one Flavobacterium sp. N502536 genomic stretch:
- a CDS encoding sensor histidine kinase, translated as MFRTFQTYKLLFLRLILIVAMIEISLYFFKKELLFTGIFGLFVVFLLVREMYFYVRNFVLLYNRTISSILQNDFGSDFSQHKYNKNYHELFLLYDTLKSKQNEQISKDIVYRSILNNIETGIVILQKEEKEWDIFLMNDYFSSHFSVPKVSKWKYLKDQLPSLCEIIEADDFQEIKTSLEIRVREQNMQTFVLQASRTEIFGKDYFIVLLDSIQNVVEKKEKDAWVNLMKVISHELLNSITPIRSICQNLQDLVDQDTMSAEDLEDVKNSVETMLRRSDHLQKFVEGYRKLAMLPSPKKEKADLQLLMYNCLQIMAPLFKEKDIEVVNTITSKHWITIDSQQIEQVFINLLTNCIYALKDATKKTVAVSAEIKENRVFIKITDTGNGIEKEIENKVFLPFFTTRTEGAGIGLTLSKNIIEAHGGYITHRNENGKTTFEICLLE; from the coding sequence ATGTTTAGAACCTTCCAAACCTATAAACTGCTGTTTTTAAGATTGATTCTGATTGTTGCCATGATCGAAATCTCTCTGTATTTTTTTAAGAAAGAGTTGCTCTTTACGGGAATATTTGGTCTTTTTGTTGTCTTTCTGCTCGTCCGCGAAATGTACTTTTATGTTCGTAATTTTGTTTTGCTCTACAACAGAACGATCTCTTCTATACTACAAAATGATTTCGGATCAGACTTTTCGCAGCATAAGTACAATAAAAACTACCACGAATTATTTCTCTTGTACGATACCTTAAAAAGCAAACAGAATGAGCAGATTTCCAAAGACATTGTCTATCGTTCGATCTTAAACAATATTGAAACCGGGATTGTAATTCTGCAAAAAGAAGAAAAGGAATGGGATATTTTTTTGATGAACGATTATTTTTCTTCCCATTTTAGCGTTCCAAAAGTGTCCAAATGGAAATACCTCAAAGATCAGCTACCCTCGTTGTGCGAGATTATTGAAGCAGATGATTTTCAGGAAATCAAAACTTCCTTAGAAATTCGAGTAAGAGAACAAAACATGCAGACCTTTGTTTTACAGGCTTCGCGAACAGAAATTTTCGGGAAAGATTATTTTATCGTTTTACTGGATTCGATTCAGAATGTTGTAGAGAAAAAAGAGAAAGATGCCTGGGTCAATTTAATGAAAGTCATTTCGCATGAGCTTCTAAATTCGATCACGCCAATTCGCTCGATCTGCCAAAACTTACAAGATCTGGTCGATCAGGATACCATGTCGGCGGAAGATTTAGAAGATGTCAAAAATAGCGTTGAAACCATGCTCAGACGAAGCGATCATCTGCAAAAGTTTGTTGAAGGCTATCGAAAACTGGCGATGCTGCCAAGCCCCAAAAAAGAGAAAGCTGATTTACAACTTCTGATGTACAATTGTCTTCAAATTATGGCTCCTCTGTTCAAAGAAAAAGACATTGAAGTGGTCAACACCATTACTTCCAAACACTGGATTACGATCGATTCGCAACAAATCGAACAGGTTTTTATTAACCTTTTGACCAACTGTATCTATGCTCTAAAAGATGCCACAAAAAAGACCGTAGCTGTGTCAGCAGAAATCAAAGAAAACAGAGTCTTCATTAAAATTACCGATACCGGAAACGGAATTGAAAAAGAGATTGAAAACAAAGTATTCCTTCCTTTTTTCACCACCCGAACTGAAGGCGCCGGCATTGGTTTAACGCTCTCCAAAAACATCATTGAGGCACATGGCGGCTATATCACCCATCGGAACGAAAATGGCAAAACTACTTTTGAAATTTGTTTGCTTGAATAA
- a CDS encoding RHS repeat domain-containing protein, which translates to MLPVQIRPAQSFGREKAAWETMEFIVYDKLDRVVATGPVFSPFKDETTEGWHITKYDAFSRPIYTGWNGQPVGSTIRKTLQDEQNSATVLFETKQTSGTIDNIPVYYSNTIAPINFKLLTVTYYDDYNYPGAAVKPTVAGGQLVLDNVKGLLTGSWTRALTMASETFGEITSTFYDSRARAVSTRLQNYLGGYTNTDSSLDFTGKSLYTDTMHKRTSGDSELIISEGYTYSPQDRLLAHTHQVNGGLVEVLAYNTYDDLGQLSTKLVGNNSSNPLQKVHYSYNIRGWLTGINNVASLQQNTDPIDLFAFKINYDKVEANANYAKALYNGNISETYWKTNADPAKRSYGYQYDQLNRLSEATYQTPDLADNKNYFGENMDYDKNGNIIRLQRQHMAGVLTNPYVGDMDNLGYFYTANSNRLMKVTDTSNQPQGFKDDSNGYNDSADDYAYDLNGNLIKDENKNITEILYNQLNLPKIITFGTSETIEYIYNATGQKLGKIVKEASGTTHTDYLGGFQYSYVISDGHVPDDPGDTDPPVDGEDPAPTDPPVENSRSSALASQQVPSQPTLQFFPTAEGYYDNIHQKYVYQYKDHLGNIRLSYAKNSVTQVLEIIEENNYYPFGLKHKGYNDYVDNSNNYKYNGKELQDELGLNMYDYGARNYDPALGRWMNIDPLAEKFISESPYAYVNNDPMGYADFDGKDYLIDIVRDKKGNITGINISGTIYIQGQGANKKRAGELNSFAKKNLQSKIVDGITIGVTMTYKYDESKNEKNLKSGENILSFDSAPEDDDNISHVNAGEQRNKAGRYMFLAGNTGTVFDSGKDNNTVFHETLHLLGLSDRYTDYRGDHRVLSENQITFPHKGYEKNVMGDASYTNLNKTQYRAWLQHALTRAKPSTDRVIGTLQADRKLKQDYETSYFFITISMLLIGCSNKKDSKEVINLIDLLEIYEGYGIIRFTPNSTGSIRYLEFYPLSIENSKIDFTDINKFNIENGLVLRHTNKSMLWQSLITDKNIKLDSEGYGLAVISIKYHKKNNDNKFVKEYDNYLILKNRSIKVKMFDPESNKIEIDDFKIIQGI; encoded by the coding sequence ATGTTACCAGTACAAATACGACCAGCGCAATCGTTTGGTCGAGAAAAAGCTGCCTGGGAAACAATGGAATTTATTGTCTACGATAAACTCGATCGGGTAGTAGCTACCGGACCGGTTTTTTCGCCTTTTAAAGACGAAACGACCGAAGGTTGGCACATTACTAAATACGATGCCTTTAGCAGACCCATTTATACCGGATGGAATGGTCAACCCGTAGGTTCAACCATAAGAAAAACATTGCAGGACGAACAAAATAGCGCTACTGTTTTGTTTGAAACCAAACAAACCTCTGGAACGATAGACAATATCCCAGTATACTATAGCAACACTATTGCTCCCATAAATTTTAAACTTTTAACTGTTACCTATTATGACGATTATAATTATCCCGGTGCAGCTGTCAAACCTACAGTTGCCGGGGGGCAGTTGGTTTTAGACAATGTTAAAGGTTTGCTTACCGGAAGCTGGACAAGAGCGCTGACTATGGCATCCGAAACATTTGGAGAAATCACCAGTACCTTTTACGATAGCAGAGCCAGAGCAGTGAGTACACGACTACAAAATTATTTAGGCGGTTATACCAACACCGACAGTAGTTTAGATTTTACCGGAAAATCGCTTTATACAGACACCATGCACAAACGCACGTCCGGAGATTCAGAACTGATCATAAGTGAGGGATATACCTATTCACCCCAGGATCGTTTGCTGGCCCATACCCATCAGGTCAATGGTGGACTAGTAGAGGTTCTGGCCTACAATACCTATGATGATCTCGGACAATTGAGTACTAAACTAGTGGGTAACAACTCATCAAACCCTTTGCAGAAAGTACACTATAGTTACAACATCAGAGGCTGGTTGACCGGAATCAACAATGTTGCAAGTTTACAGCAAAATACAGACCCGATAGATCTGTTTGCCTTTAAGATTAATTATGACAAAGTGGAAGCAAATGCTAACTATGCAAAAGCACTTTATAATGGAAATATTTCAGAAACCTATTGGAAAACTAATGCTGATCCGGCCAAGCGTTCATATGGTTATCAATACGATCAATTGAATCGTTTGTCGGAGGCGACTTATCAGACTCCAGATTTAGCCGATAATAAAAATTACTTTGGTGAAAATATGGATTATGATAAAAATGGAAATATTATTAGACTACAGCGACAACATATGGCTGGTGTACTAACCAATCCTTATGTTGGAGATATGGATAATCTGGGATATTTTTACACTGCTAATTCCAATCGATTGATGAAAGTAACAGATACCTCTAACCAACCGCAGGGATTTAAAGACGATAGTAACGGTTATAATGATTCGGCAGATGATTATGCCTACGATTTAAATGGAAATTTAATTAAAGACGAAAACAAAAATATTACTGAAATATTGTACAATCAGCTGAATTTACCCAAGATAATTACATTTGGAACAAGTGAGACGATTGAGTATATTTACAATGCAACGGGGCAGAAACTGGGGAAAATTGTAAAAGAGGCAAGCGGTACTACTCATACGGATTATTTGGGAGGTTTTCAGTACAGTTATGTTATTAGTGACGGTCATGTACCGGATGATCCGGGAGATACGGACCCTCCTGTTGATGGTGAGGATCCTGCTCCAACCGATCCGCCAGTGGAGAATAGTCGTAGTAGTGCGTTGGCAAGTCAGCAGGTTCCATCACAACCAACGTTGCAATTTTTCCCTACAGCAGAAGGCTATTATGATAACATACATCAAAAATATGTGTACCAATACAAAGACCATTTGGGGAACATAAGATTGAGTTATGCTAAAAATTCGGTGACTCAGGTTCTTGAAATTATTGAAGAAAATAATTATTATCCTTTTGGATTGAAACACAAGGGATATAATGATTATGTAGATAATAGTAATAATTATAAGTACAACGGAAAGGAGCTTCAAGACGAGCTGGGGCTTAACATGTATGATTATGGAGCGAGAAATTATGACCCGGCACTTGGTCGCTGGATGAACATTGACCCATTGGCTGAAAAGTTTATTAGTGAATCACCATATGCCTATGTTAATAACGACCCAATGGGATATGCCGATTTTGATGGAAAGGACTATCTTATAGATATTGTTAGAGATAAAAAAGGAAATATTACAGGAATAAATATTAGTGGGACTATTTATATTCAAGGACAAGGTGCAAATAAAAAAAGAGCGGGAGAGTTAAATTCATTTGCTAAGAAAAATTTACAATCTAAAATTGTTGACGGTATAACTATTGGAGTTACCATGACATATAAATATGATGAAAGTAAAAACGAGAAGAATTTGAAAAGCGGTGAAAATATTTTAAGCTTTGATTCTGCTCCAGAAGATGATGATAATATTTCTCATGTTAATGCTGGCGAACAAAGAAATAAAGCTGGACGTTATATGTTTTTAGCTGGTAACACTGGGACAGTATTTGATAGTGGTAAAGATAATAATACGGTATTTCATGAAACATTGCACCTTCTGGGCTTGAGTGATAGATATACTGATTATAGAGGAGACCACAGAGTACTTTCTGAGAATCAAATAACTTTCCCTCATAAGGGATACGAAAAGAATGTAATGGGAGATGCAAGTTATACGAATCTTAATAAAACTCAATATAGAGCATGGTTGCAACATGCACTTACAAGAGCTAAACCTAGTACTGATAGAGTGATAGGAACTTTACAGGCAGATAGGAAATTAAAACAGGATTATGAGACTAGCTATTTTTTTATAACAATCAGTATGTTACTGATAGGATGTTCGAATAAAAAAGATTCAAAAGAAGTCATTAACTTAATAGACTTACTAGAGATCTATGAGGGGTATGGAATTATTCGATTTACTCCTAATTCAACAGGCTCTATAAGATATTTGGAATTTTATCCTTTATCAATTGAAAATAGTAAAATTGATTTTACAGATATTAACAAATTTAACATTGAAAATGGGCTTGTTTTGAGACACACAAATAAATCTATGCTATGGCAAAGTTTAATAACAGACAAAAATATTAAATTGGACAGTGAAGGTTATGGATTAGCGGTGATTTCAATCAAATACCATAAAAAAAACAATGATAATAAATTTGTAAAGGAATATGATAATTATTTAATTTTAAAAAATCGTAGTATTAAAGTTAAAATGTTTGACCCTGAATCTAATAAAATTGAGATTGATGATTTTAAAATAATTCAAGGAATATAA
- a CDS encoding DUF3667 domain-containing protein, producing the protein MNCLNCNTELNSNFCPDCGQPKTLKRINGHYIVHEIEHVLHFERGILYTIKELIINPGQNIRNYLTENRSRLVKPIIFIIVTSLIYSVSNHFFHFQDGYMNYLDSQKTTTSTILKWVQVNLGYSNIMMGIFIALWTKLFFKKRDYNIFEILILLCFVMGIGMLIYAIFGLVYGLTHLNIMQFAGIAAFIYFTWAIGNFYDRGKASSYIKAFFAYILGMITFSLAIMIVGTLIDLVIKH; encoded by the coding sequence ATGAACTGCCTAAACTGTAACACCGAATTAAATTCTAATTTTTGTCCAGATTGTGGACAGCCCAAAACACTCAAAAGGATCAACGGACACTATATCGTTCACGAAATTGAACACGTTTTGCATTTTGAACGTGGAATATTATATACCATTAAAGAACTTATAATAAACCCGGGGCAAAATATCAGAAATTATCTTACTGAAAACAGAAGCCGATTGGTTAAGCCTATCATTTTTATTATTGTTACTTCCTTAATTTATTCCGTAAGTAATCATTTTTTTCATTTCCAGGATGGTTATATGAATTACCTTGACAGTCAGAAAACGACAACAAGTACTATTTTAAAATGGGTTCAGGTGAATTTAGGTTATTCCAATATAATGATGGGGATATTCATCGCATTGTGGACAAAACTATTTTTCAAAAAACGAGATTATAACATATTTGAAATATTAATTCTTCTATGTTTCGTAATGGGAATAGGGATGTTAATTTACGCCATTTTTGGTCTTGTTTATGGTCTGACACATTTAAATATAATGCAATTTGCCGGAATTGCGGCATTTATTTACTTCACTTGGGCTATTGGAAATTTTTATGACAGAGGAAAAGCATCTTCTTATATTAAAGCCTTTTTTGCCTACATTTTAGGGATGATAACATTTTCATTGGCCATTATGATTGTTGGAACATTAATTGATTTAGTAATAAAACATTAA
- a CDS encoding T9SS type A sorting domain-containing protein, whose translation MKKNYLLFLFLLPIFAYSQDILWEKSYGGQHADYLFDAQPTADYGFILAGSSLSNKTGNKDDDNHGDLDYWIWKMSEKGDLVWQKSIGGRGFDLLQSIKNTRDGGFILAGTSSSGRGFQKKENCKGITDFWVIKLDASGTEQWQRTIGGAGKDELLCAFQTKDGGYMLGGSSSSDPSGNALAAANGISKPTTKADQFNKSEKSHGNMDYWIVKLDKQGDVEWQKTYGGTYADVLRSMEQTSDNGYILAGYSNSPVSGDKTENNKGVGDFWIIKITDTGEIQWQSTYGGEGDDQPYVIHQTIDGGYIAGGNSNSKNALTTMGGIVGNGTDYWILKLDKDGGVLWSKTYDFGKVDILTSLVENKDQSYLIGGYAQSESRRPREGIAAKALNSVSKEKEGINDYIAMKIDDKGEEIWNKIVGSAGEDILRKLIETRDGGYLMAGTSNSAASRDKNGSIGGNDFWVVKLKDKTKVEKVKSSIEAIPNPASTYTNIIIGYDFKEGTASLIDISGRTLQEFDINNRTVPVNLSSYSEGIYIVKIRTDVKTESIKVIKSVK comes from the coding sequence ATGAAAAAAAACTACCTGTTATTTTTATTTCTATTGCCCATTTTTGCCTATTCCCAGGACATTCTCTGGGAAAAATCATATGGCGGACAGCATGCTGATTATTTGTTTGACGCGCAGCCAACGGCCGATTACGGCTTTATTCTGGCGGGGAGTTCCTTGTCTAACAAAACCGGAAACAAAGACGACGACAATCATGGTGATCTCGATTACTGGATCTGGAAAATGAGTGAGAAAGGAGATCTGGTCTGGCAGAAAAGCATTGGAGGAAGGGGGTTTGATTTGCTTCAGAGTATTAAAAACACCAGAGATGGCGGATTTATTCTTGCAGGAACTTCAAGTTCAGGAAGAGGCTTCCAAAAAAAGGAAAATTGCAAAGGAATCACTGATTTTTGGGTGATCAAATTAGATGCTTCAGGTACTGAACAATGGCAAAGAACGATTGGAGGTGCAGGGAAGGACGAACTCTTATGTGCTTTTCAAACCAAAGACGGAGGTTATATGTTAGGAGGCTCATCGAGCTCAGATCCTTCGGGTAATGCACTTGCAGCAGCAAACGGAATCTCCAAGCCAACCACAAAAGCAGATCAGTTTAACAAATCAGAAAAAAGCCATGGCAACATGGACTATTGGATTGTCAAACTGGACAAACAAGGTGATGTGGAATGGCAAAAGACCTATGGAGGAACTTATGCTGATGTACTGAGAAGTATGGAACAAACCTCAGACAATGGCTATATTTTGGCGGGTTATTCTAACTCTCCGGTTTCAGGTGATAAAACAGAGAACAATAAAGGAGTAGGAGATTTTTGGATTATCAAAATAACGGATACCGGTGAAATTCAATGGCAAAGTACTTATGGCGGTGAGGGAGACGATCAGCCTTATGTCATCCACCAAACGATCGATGGCGGTTATATTGCAGGAGGAAATTCCAACAGTAAAAACGCCCTGACCACTATGGGAGGGATTGTTGGCAATGGAACTGATTACTGGATTCTTAAACTGGATAAGGACGGAGGTGTTTTATGGAGTAAAACCTATGATTTTGGAAAAGTTGACATCCTAACCTCTTTGGTAGAAAACAAAGATCAAAGTTACCTCATTGGCGGTTACGCACAAAGTGAAAGCAGACGCCCGCGCGAAGGGATCGCGGCCAAAGCGCTTAACTCCGTCAGTAAAGAAAAAGAAGGCATCAACGACTATATCGCCATGAAAATAGACGACAAAGGAGAAGAAATCTGGAACAAAATTGTAGGCAGTGCCGGAGAAGATATTCTCAGAAAGTTAATCGAGACCAGAGATGGAGGCTATCTGATGGCAGGAACTTCCAACTCGGCTGCATCAAGAGATAAAAATGGCAGCATTGGAGGTAATGATTTTTGGGTAGTGAAACTAAAAGACAAAACAAAGGTTGAAAAAGTAAAATCCAGTATCGAAGCCATTCCTAATCCTGCATCAACTTACACCAACATCATTATTGGTTATGATTTTAAAGAAGGTACCGCCTCTTTGATAGACATCAGCGGACGTACTTTACAGGAATTTGACATCAACAACAGGACTGTACCGGTTAATCTGAGTAGTTATTCCGAAGGAATCTACATCGTTAAAATCAGAACAGATGTCAAAACTGAGTCTATAAAAGTGATTAAATCTGTTAAATAA
- a CDS encoding helix-turn-helix transcriptional regulator produces MLAKRLKEIHSEKDISQEELAYRSEITLSQIARIETVKINPTVSTILKIARALEVQPSELFNFELPPVKNE; encoded by the coding sequence TTGCTTGCAAAACGACTAAAAGAAATACACTCTGAAAAGGATATATCTCAGGAAGAACTGGCTTATCGTTCTGAAATAACGTTATCTCAAATTGCTAGAATTGAGACTGTCAAAATAAATCCAACTGTTAGTACAATATTAAAAATCGCCAGAGCCTTAGAAGTTCAACCTAGCGAATTATTTAATTTTGAATTACCTCCAGTCAAAAATGAATAA
- a CDS encoding DUF6443 domain-containing protein, with translation MKKYILLIILFAFAGLGLKAQTFSDDNFVYTTAPKIKVKAANFNTLTKDEMSQNITYFDGLGRPIQSIAIGQGGTGQDVITPMEYDGFGRQAIEYLPYPAANGSNSYPRIDPNTAITAAIGVYSAVKYDNTPNPFSEKAFEQSPLNRVLKQAAPGVSWKMNSGHEIKIEYQTNTDADAVKLYKADANWQAGLGLYNTSLPEPEVMLKESYTKR, from the coding sequence ATGAAAAAATATATTCTTTTAATAATTTTATTCGCATTTGCAGGTTTGGGCTTAAAAGCCCAAACCTTCAGTGATGATAACTTTGTATACACTACGGCACCCAAAATAAAGGTTAAGGCAGCTAATTTTAATACTTTAACCAAAGACGAAATGAGTCAGAATATAACTTATTTCGACGGATTGGGGCGTCCGATACAATCCATTGCCATTGGTCAGGGAGGAACGGGACAGGATGTTATAACTCCTATGGAGTATGATGGCTTTGGCCGACAAGCCATAGAATATCTACCTTATCCAGCTGCCAATGGAAGTAATAGTTATCCCAGAATTGACCCAAATACGGCCATAACTGCCGCAATAGGGGTTTATAGTGCTGTAAAGTATGACAATACTCCAAATCCTTTCTCCGAAAAAGCATTTGAACAATCGCCTTTGAACCGTGTTTTAAAACAAGCAGCTCCTGGAGTTTCCTGGAAGATGAATAGTGGTCATGAAATTAAAATCGAGTATCAGACCAATACGGATGCCGATGCGGTAAAATTGTATAAGGCCGATGCCAATTGGCAGGCAGGTTTAGGACTGTATAATACCAGTCTTCCAGAGCCGGAAGTTATGCTGAAGGAAAGCTATACAAAACGGTAA
- a CDS encoding DUF5977 domain-containing protein, with protein sequence MGQSVSYSQPAGAYTSTISQADADDLGLAKFNTDGQAYADNNAAVKCVFKNTAKSGLFTRNNCAAGGTPESVLYTVAAGIYSSDNSQAEADTQAQNDVNINGYAYANANGRCRFWNTAQSGSFTRSNCAVGGVPETVVYTVPAGRYDSYSSQAAADNLARDEVNANGLVNANANGRCRFWNTAQSGSFTRSNCAVGGIPEAVVYTVPAGRYDSYSSQAAADNLARDEVNANGLANANANGKCTFKSIALNGSFTKNNCPAGGVGSSVPFSQVAGAKTSIISQADADSEGLRLFNTRGEVYANTNGSCTFNSVALSGWFTRNNCASGGVGSIVFFSQVAGAKTSTDSQADADSKGLALFNSNGQAYANDNNNAKCIFANTAKSAVFTRNNCAAGGTPESVTYSVPAGRYSSDVSQEAADIKAQNDITANGQAYANDNNNAKCIFWNSAQSRLIARNNCAAGGTPESVWYTVSAGTYNSNTSQGTADDRALDEINRYGQNYANSAGKCTFYSLEINDIYYKNNCPPGMRGSTVYYHIPYGTYKSFISEADATNKAVMDSGANGQNYANSEGYCLNPGEEEN encoded by the coding sequence ATGGGACAAAGTGTAAGTTACAGTCAGCCGGCGGGAGCCTATACCTCGACCATTTCACAGGCAGATGCAGACGATTTGGGACTTGCTAAATTCAATACAGATGGACAGGCTTATGCAGACAATAACGCTGCTGTTAAGTGTGTTTTTAAAAATACTGCCAAAAGTGGTTTGTTTACGAGAAATAATTGTGCTGCCGGTGGAACACCCGAAAGTGTTTTGTATACTGTTGCAGCAGGAATTTACAGTTCTGATAATTCTCAGGCTGAAGCTGATACTCAGGCCCAGAATGATGTCAATATAAACGGATATGCCTATGCCAATGCTAATGGTAGATGTAGATTTTGGAATACAGCCCAAAGCGGGTCATTTACAAGAAGCAACTGTGCTGTAGGCGGAGTACCTGAGACTGTTGTGTATACAGTTCCCGCAGGAAGGTATGATTCTTATAGTTCTCAGGCTGCTGCAGACAATCTGGCGCGAGATGAAGTCAACGCCAATGGACTGGTTAATGCCAATGCTAATGGTAGATGTAGATTTTGGAATACAGCCCAAAGTGGGTCATTTACAAGAAGCAACTGTGCTGTAGGCGGAATTCCTGAGGCTGTTGTGTATACAGTTCCTGCAGGAAGGTATGATTCTTATAGTTCTCAGGCTGCTGCAGACAATCTGGCGCGAGATGAAGTCAATGCTAATGGACTGGCTAATGCCAATGCTAATGGTAAATGTACTTTCAAGAGTATTGCTCTAAATGGTTCATTTACTAAAAATAATTGTCCTGCTGGTGGTGTTGGTTCGAGTGTGCCTTTTAGTCAGGTAGCAGGAGCGAAGACTTCAATAATTTCGCAGGCAGATGCTGATTCAGAAGGACTTCGCTTATTCAATACAAGGGGGGAGGTCTATGCTAATACTAATGGCTCTTGTACTTTTAATAGTGTTGCCCTTAGTGGTTGGTTTACAAGAAATAATTGTGCTTCTGGTGGTGTTGGATCAATTGTTTTCTTTAGTCAGGTTGCAGGAGCCAAGACTTCAACGGATTCACAAGCTGATGCTGATTCAAAAGGACTAGCTTTATTTAATAGCAATGGTCAGGCCTATGCAAATGATAATAATAATGCAAAATGCATTTTTGCCAATACTGCAAAAAGTGCTGTGTTTACCAGAAACAACTGTGCTGCCGGAGGAACTCCGGAAAGTGTAACTTATAGTGTTCCTGCAGGACGTTATAGTTCTGATGTGTCGCAGGAAGCAGCAGATATAAAGGCGCAAAATGATATCACTGCCAATGGTCAGGCCTATGCAAACGACAATAATAATGCAAAATGTATTTTTTGGAATTCTGCCCAAAGTAGATTAATCGCCCGTAACAACTGTGCTGCTGGTGGTACTCCTGAAAGTGTTTGGTATACTGTTTCCGCGGGAACATACAATTCCAATACTTCTCAAGGGACAGCTGATGATCGGGCTCTTGATGAAATTAATAGATATGGACAGAATTATGCTAATTCAGCCGGAAAATGCACTTTTTATAGTTTGGAGATTAATGATATATATTATAAAAACAATTGCCCTCCTGGTATGAGAGGATCCACAGTTTATTATCATATACCATATGGAACATACAAATCCTTTATTTCAGAGGCTGATGCAACAAACAAGGCTGTGATGGATTCGGGAGCAAATGGACAAAATTATGCTAATAGTGAGGGATATTGTTTGAACCCGGGAGAAGAAGAGAATTAA